The Aneurinibacillus uraniidurans genome segment AGACGGGCGGGTGCGCCGCATTGGTGGTACATCCGAGCAACAGATTAATGTCCGCATCATTTCCGCAATGAACGCTGACCCATACGAGGTGGTTCGTAACCGAACGATGCGATCAGACCTATTTTTCCGCCTGAATGTCGTTAGCATTGATCTGCCGCCACTTAGCCAGCGAATGGATGATCTCCCCCTTCTCATACGCCACTTTATCGATAAATTCAATGCTTCTTTTGCGCTTCGCGTACAGGATGCTGCATCTGACGTATATACTGCCTTCGAACGTCATACGTGGCCCGGTAACATCCGGGAACTGCGACATGCAATCGAATCGGCTTTCAATATGCTAGAAGAAAATGAATCAGTTATCGAACTTCACCACCTGCCAACACTTTTCCAGCAATCCACTCCTGACATAAGCCGGAACCATAATGATCTCGAAGAGTTGATTCTGCCCGATGAATCATGCAATCTACCAGACCTCCTCAATCAAATTGAGCGTGATACGATTGCCCGCATGCTAGCCCGCTACAACGGGAATATCAGTCGTACCGCCGACGCACTCGGGCTTACACGACAAGCACTTCAGTATAAACTGAAGAAATTTCATCTATTCTAACTGCAAAAAATCCGGCGCTGAAATTTTTGCGAGTGCCGGATTTTTTGCAGGTCTATTCACAGGAATTTTGGAACGAATCCTACTCTCGAACCCTTCCGTATTGGCATGTAGCTTGCAACATGTAACAACTATTAGGACTTTTTTAAGGAGGGCATCCACAATGAGCATACGAGAAGAAGAGGTGCCGCAGGGACCCTGGCGCGCGGGACATGTACGAGATTTTCGCCATGTTCCATTATGGAAAGACGTAACGGATGAACAATGGAACGATTGGCTCTGGCAGTTGACCCATACCATTAAGACTGTCGATGAACTCAAACAGGTTGTAAACTTGACACCGGATGAAGAGGAAGGTGTGCGCATCTCAGCACGAACCATCCCTTTAAATATTACGCCCTACTATGCTACTTTGATGAACCCGGATGATCCACGTTGCCCAATCCGTATGCAATCGGTGCCAGTATCTGCCGAAATTCTAAAAACCAAATACGATCTCGAAGACCCTCTGCATGAAGATGAAGACGCACCCGTTCCCGGTCTTACACACCGCTATCCAGATCGTGTTCTGTTCCTCGTTACGAATCAATGCTCCATGTATTGTCGCTATTGTACGCGCCGACGCTTCTCCGGTCAGATTGGCATGGGCGTACCCAGAAAGCAGATCGATGATGCCATAGCCTACATCGCTCGTACTCCAGACGTGCGTGACGTCTTGTTATCCGGCGGCGACGGACTGCTAATTAATGACACGATTTTGGAATACATCCTCAAAAACTTACGCGCCATTCCACATGTCGAGATCATCCGTATCGGCACACGTGCTCCGGTCGTATTCCCGCAGCGCATTACCGAAAATTTATGCACGATCTTAAAAAAATATCACCCAATCTGGCTAAATACACATTTCAACACACCGCTTGAGATTACACCGGAAGCAAAACGTGCCTGTGAGATGCTCGCTAACGCCGGGGTTCCGATCGGCAACCAGTCGGTTATTCTCGCAGGCGTCAATGACAGCGTACCAATCATGAAAAAGCTTATGCATGAACTTGTCAAAATTCGCGTTCGACCGTATTACATCTACCAATGCGATCTGTCTGAAGGTATCGGCCACTTCCGTGCACCTGTATCCAAAGGGCTGGAAATCATCGAAGGGCTACGCGGGCACACCTCCGGCTATGCCGTACCAACCTTCGTCGTTGATGCACCGGGTGGAGGCGGTAAAATTGCCCTTCAGCCAAACTACCTGATCTCGCAGAGTCCAGAAAAAGTGATCCTCCGTAACTTTGAAGGAGTCATCTCGTCGTACCCGGAACCGAAGCAGTATGTGCCGGGCCGCGCTGATGATTACTTTAATGAAGTGTATGGCTTCACACAGCCGGAGCCATCAATCGGCATTGCCTCCATCATGCGTGATGAAACCTTCTCCATCATACCGGAAGGACTGCGCCGCCTGTCCCGACGCAAGCAATACGAAGCAACCGCAGACCACACCTCTCTTAAAGACCGCCGTGCCAAACGTGATGAGCTAAAGTCTAAACGTATCCAATCCCTTGAAACAAAAAATAAACCAGACGACCCCGAATAATCCCATCTACAGGCAGAACATGCCGCCTTTGCGGTGAAGTTCTGCCCATTTTTTTGTATGAAAAGGAGAATTCATCCCACACTACTAGAAGCAGATTGATTTTTTAGGAGGATGCTCACATGTCGACAAAAACGAAAAACCAGAAGCTGACCCCGACACAGCTTGAATATCAAGAGTTCGCAAAAGCGCATGAACCCGCACGACCAGTATGGAAAAATACCTTGCGTGCTTTCTGGGTCGGCGGCACGATCTGTCTACTCGGGCAATTCGTCCAGCAATTTTTCATTAAGTATTTCGGATTCACCGAGAAAACAGCAGGAAATCCGACCGTAGCTGTCCTCATTTTTCTGTCGGTACTGCTAACCGGATTTGGCGTATACGACAAAATCGCGCAATACGCCGGAGCCGGAACGGCCGTGCCGGTCACGGGATTTGCTAACTCCATCGCATCTGCTGCTCTTGAACATAAAAGCGAAGGCTACGTGCTCGGTGTCGGAGGCAATATGTTCAAGCTTGCAGGCTCGGTCATCGTGTTTGGCGTATTTGCTGCCTTTATTATCGGCCTGCTCAAATGGGCCTGGCAGACACTGGGGGCGATGTAGATGCTTACCGGACACCAATCATGGACATTCCCTAGTAAGCCTGTCATTCTCTCCTCGGCCGCAGTCGGTGGACCATTCGAAGCCCAAGGTAAGCTCGCCACTGATTTTGACAAATTGTATGGCGACATTTGGCTTGAACAGGACAGCTTCGAGAAAGCCGAGAAAAAAATGCTGGAGGAAGCATGCGATATTGCGCTGCAAAAAGCAGGGATCGACAAAGGACAAGTTAACTTTCTACTCGCAGGCGACTTAATGAATCAAATCATCTCCAGCAGCTTCTCGGCCCGGACAGTTGGCATTCCATATCTTGGTATTTTCGGTGCCTGTTCCACTTCTATGGAGGGACTCGCACTTGCCGCTCAACTCGTGGACAGTGGATCAGCACAGTATGCACTCGCTGGAACATGCAGCCATAATGCAACAGCCGAGAAACAGTTTCGCTATCCGACAGAATACGGCTCCCAGAAGCCACCTACTGCCCAGTGGACCGTAACCGGGGCCGGTGCAGCACTCGTTGGTACCAACGGAGTCGGTCCACGTGTCGTCGCTGCCACGATTGGGCGCGTAGTCGATATGGGTATTACTGATCCATTCAATATGGGAGCAGCGATGGCCCCAGCCGCTGTTGATACGATTCAAGCACATTTCCGCGACTTTCAGATCGGACCCGATCATTACGATCTCATTGTGACCGGTGACCTCGGTAAAGTCGGGCATCCCATTGCGGCTGATCTACTTGCCAAACACGGTTTTACAATGCCTGATCAAGGACGATTTACTGACTGTGGATTATTGATCTATAACGAGGACCAAAAAGTTATTGCCGGAGGAAGTGGCTGCGCCTGCTGCGCCACCGTTACATACGGACATTTACTGAATCGATTGAAGCGAGGAGAATGGCGGCGCATCCTGGTCATTGCAACCGGGGCTCTTCTCTCGCCGCTCAGCTTCCAGCAAAACGAAACCATCCCATGCGTCGCCCATGCCGTCGCAATCGAACACAGCTAAGGAGGGAACGGGAACATGATCTTTTTTTGGGCATTTGTCATCGGAGGATTAATTTGTGTCGTCGGACAGCTCTTAATGGATGTCGGCAAGCTAACACCTGCCCATACGATGTCGACGCTTGTTGTCGTTGGAGCCATTCTCGATGGCCTTGGTCTGTATGAGCCTCTAATAAAATTCGCGGGAGCCGGAGCGACCGTTCCGATCACAAGTTTTGGTAATGCGCTTGTGCACGGTGCCATGCAAGAGATGCAAGCAGATGGTGTAGTCGGGATTATTACGGGGATTTTCGAAGTAACAAGTGCCGGAATCTCCGCCGCCATCGTATTTGGATTTCTTGGTTCTCTCGTGTTTAAACCACACGGATAAGCACATACTACAGTCATGGAGGTGAGAAACGATGACAGTAGCGGCAAAAGTTAAACAGACACTTGCTGGTCTGAAAAGTGCCCAGGCAAGCCTGGAAACATTCGCGCTTGAAACACAGAACAAGCAAGCCAAACAAGCGTTTACACAAAATGCTCAACAGACTCAAATGATCATTGACTCTCTTGAGCAGCGTGTGCAACAGATTGAACAAGAAGAACCACAGTTCAAAGGGTTCTAAGAAAGCAAAAAGCCAGGGTGAGCACAGTGCTCACCCTGCTTATCATAGGAGGAAATCTTATGAACAGTACATTCGAAGTGGCGCTACGTGCGTTTTTTGCCCTCATTGCCCTGTTCATCATCACTCGACTACAGGGGAAGAAACAGCTTGCACAACTAACCTTCTTTGAATATATCGTAGGCATCACCATCGGAGATATTACAGCCTTCATCGCGACCGACGTGGAAGGAAATCTACTTCACGGCTATGCCAGCCTGCTTGTTTTTGCCGTTATCCCGTTTCTTATTGATTTTCTTTCTCTTAAGAGTAAAACCGTTCGCGATCTATTTGAAGGTAAAGGCACCGTGCTCATCCGCAAAGGAAAAATACTAGAAGATAATATGAAGAAAGAACACTTTAGCACAGATGAACTACTGGAACAATTACGTCTAAAAGATGCGTTCCGGGTAGCGGATGTGGAATTTGCTGTTCTTGAAGCGAACGGTGAATTGAGTGTGATGAAGAAAAAAGAAAGTCAGCCTCCATCCGTCAGCGATCTTGGACTCACTGTAAAGCCCGAGCACGATTCGCAGACTGTCATTATGGATGGAAACATTCTGCTTGAACCCCTCGCCGAAGCCGGGCTCAACATGCATTGGCTGCGCGAAGAGTTAGAAAAAGCAGGTGTTGCACTGGATAATGTTTTTTTAGGACAGGTCGATTCTGCTGGTGAACTATACCTGGATGTATATGATGATAAGCTTGAAATGCCTGCTGCCACTGAACAAAAACTTACACTCGCCTCACTACGAAAGTGCCAGGCTGATCTGGAATTGTTCGCTCTGGAAACAACTGATATTCAAACCCAAAAGCTATACGGAAAAGCCTCGCAAAAATTAGAACAGTCCATCAAACAGCTCTCCCCCTATCTAAAATAAGCGAGCAGCCCTCACTCATTTTTATAAAAAGCAGTTCCCCTGAGGAGAACTGCTTTTTATCTTTACTATCAACTACTCGTCAATAAGCCGAGGATTCTACTTTTAAAGCACCCTCCGTAAGTTCAACCTGTATAGTGGCTCCATCTACAATCCGTCCACTAATTAACTCACGTGCAAGCATCGTTTCGAGTTGACGTTGCAAGAAGCGACGTAGCGGGCGGGCGCCATATACCGGATCGTATCCTTCCCTGGCAATATACGCTTTTGCCTGCTCAGAGAGCGTAAGTGTAATCTTCCGGTCAGCCAGACGGCGGCGTAAGTCAGTAATGAGCAATTCAACGATGCCACCAATCTCACGAGCCGTAAGCGGCTTGAACAGCACGATTTCATCGACCCGATTCAGAAATTCTGGTCGAAAACTCATTTGAAGCTCCTGCATGACTTGCTGGCGTGCTTCCTCGCGAATTTCGCCCGCCTCTGTAATCCCCTCAAGCAGAAACGCTGATCCAATGTTAGAGGTCATAATGATCACTGTATTTTTAAAATCAACGGTACGACCTTGCGAGTCCGTCACCCGTCCATCATCAAGCACTTGAAGCAGTACATTGAATACATCTGGGTGTGCCTTCTCAATCTCATCAAATAGGATAACCGAATACGGTTTGCGGCGCACCGCTTCCGTCAGCTGTCCACCTTCCTCAAATCCGATATACCCTGGTGGTGCACCGATCAAGCGGGATACGGTATGCTTCTCCATATATTCACTCATATCGATACGAATAATATTCTCTTCTGTATCAAACAATGTTTCAGCTAATGTTTTGGCTAGCTCTGTTTTCCCCACACCGGTTGGTCCAAGGAAAATAAAGGAGCCAATTGGACGGCGTGGATCACTGATGCCAGCTCGCGCACGCAAGATTGCATCCGTCACCCGCTGTACGGCTTCATCCTGTCCCACGACACGCTCGTGTAAAATGGTATCGAGCTTGAGTAGCTTATCTCGCTCCCCTTCTGCTAATTTAGCAAGCGGAATACCTGTCCAACGCGAGATGATGCGGGTAATCTCGTCATCCGTCACTTCTTCCCGCAGAAGCGATTGTTCACTTTGCTTAGCTGCATGGGTAACTTCTGCTTCGTGCAACTGCTTCTCTAACTCCGGCAGGCGACCGTACTTAAGTTCTGCTGCTTTATTTAGATCGTAGTCACGCTCTGCCTGTGCCACTGCTCGATGTACACTCTCGATTTCTTCACGCAGCTTTTGAATCGACTGCAGTGCATTTTTCTCATTCTCCCACTGTGCTTTCATCGCTGCCAAATTCTCACGCCGTTCTGCCAGCTCCTTTTGAAGGTGAGCAAGGCGGTCTCGACTTGCCACATCTGTTTCTTTTTTGAGAGCTGCTTCTTCAATCTCAAGCTGCATCACCCGGCGTGCGACTTCATCGAGTTCGGCTGGCATAGAATCAATCTCAGTCCGAATCATCGCACACGCTTCATCGACTAGATCAATCGCTTTATCAGGCAAGAAGCGGTCGGTAATATACCGATGTGACAGCACTGCGGCACTGACAAGCGCATTGTCATGAATTTTGACACCATGAAATACTTCAAATCGCTCCCGCAGCCCGCGTAAAATCGAAATGGTATCTTCTACAGTCGGTTCATCCGCTAACACCGTCTGGAAGCGGCGTTCAAGTGCAGCGTCTTTCTCGATGTATTTCCGGTATTCATCAAGTGTGGTCGCCCCAATGCAGTGCAGCTCTCCACGCGCAAGCATCGGCTTCAGAAGATTCCCGGCATCCATCGCCCCTTCCGTCTTGCCCGCCCCAACAATTGTATGAATTTCATCAATAAATAGCAGAATCCGTCCTTCGCTCTGCTTAATCTCTTGCAGCACTGCCTTTAAGCGCTCTTCGAATTCACCCCTGTATTTCGCTCCAGCAATAAGAGCTCCCATATCCAAAGCAAAAATCCGCTTATCCCGCAATCCTTCCGGTACATCGCCCCGTACAATTCGGTGTGCTAGCCCTTCGACAATGGCGGTTTTTCCGACACCTGGTTCACCGATTAGTACTGGATTATTTTTAGTTTTCCGTGATAAAATACGGATAACATGACGAATCTCTCCATCACGCCCGATAACCGGGTCCAGCTTATTCTGCTCAGCAGCACTGACCAGATCATGCCCATATTTCTCCAACGCTTCATATGTTGTCTCCGGTGTTGTGCTTGTAACTCGTTGACTGCCTCGCACACTACGAAGTGCCTCAAGGAATTTGGTACGAGTAATCCCAGCCTCTGCAAGTTGTTTTCCAAGCGTTGTTTTCCCTACTTCTGCAAGAATGCCAAGAAATAGATGCTCAACCGAGATATATTCATCCCCCATCGCTTTCACTTCATCTTCTGCCTTCAGAAACACCTGATTGGTAGCCGAACTAACGTATATTTTCCCTGCTTCTTTCCCTGGTCCAGACACACGTGGCTTCTGTTCAAGTCGATGCTCTACTTTTTGTTTTACTTCATCTGGAGAGACATTCATCTTTATCAGCAGGCGTGCAAGCAATCCTTCATGCTGCTCAAGTAGGACCAATAGCAAATGCTCTGGCTCTATCTCTGGATTTCCATAGCGCAATGCCTTTGTTTCTGCTTGCTGCACAGCCTCAATGGATTTTTGTGTAAATCTATTTAGGTCCATTGCCATACATCCTTCCCTATTTTGCTATACTTCTATTATACCCGCAGTATTGAGAAATCTAATGCATGATTCCATCCTTCTTCCATCATACTATACGTACGAATTAGAAAGTGAGGGATTCATTATGGAGCGAAAAACTACACCTATTACACTTGCCGAGTTAGAACGTCGACATGCCACACTAAAAGAACCGCCAGATCTTCCAATCTCGACACACCTACATTCTGAACCCCAAAACATGGATCTCTCCGAAGCTGAAGAAAAAGTGATTGATGAACCATA includes the following:
- the ablA gene encoding lysine 2,3-aminomutase; amino-acid sequence: MSIREEEVPQGPWRAGHVRDFRHVPLWKDVTDEQWNDWLWQLTHTIKTVDELKQVVNLTPDEEEGVRISARTIPLNITPYYATLMNPDDPRCPIRMQSVPVSAEILKTKYDLEDPLHEDEDAPVPGLTHRYPDRVLFLVTNQCSMYCRYCTRRRFSGQIGMGVPRKQIDDAIAYIARTPDVRDVLLSGGDGLLINDTILEYILKNLRAIPHVEIIRIGTRAPVVFPQRITENLCTILKKYHPIWLNTHFNTPLEITPEAKRACEMLANAGVPIGNQSVILAGVNDSVPIMKKLMHELVKIRVRPYYIYQCDLSEGIGHFRAPVSKGLEIIEGLRGHTSGYAVPTFVVDAPGGGGKIALQPNYLISQSPEKVILRNFEGVISSYPEPKQYVPGRADDYFNEVYGFTQPEPSIGIASIMRDETFSIIPEGLRRLSRRKQYEATADHTSLKDRRAKRDELKSKRIQSLETKNKPDDPE
- the spoVAC gene encoding stage V sporulation protein AC; protein product: MSTKTKNQKLTPTQLEYQEFAKAHEPARPVWKNTLRAFWVGGTICLLGQFVQQFFIKYFGFTEKTAGNPTVAVLIFLSVLLTGFGVYDKIAQYAGAGTAVPVTGFANSIASAALEHKSEGYVLGVGGNMFKLAGSVIVFGVFAAFIIGLLKWAWQTLGAM
- the spoVAD gene encoding stage V sporulation protein AD; this encodes MLTGHQSWTFPSKPVILSSAAVGGPFEAQGKLATDFDKLYGDIWLEQDSFEKAEKKMLEEACDIALQKAGIDKGQVNFLLAGDLMNQIISSSFSARTVGIPYLGIFGACSTSMEGLALAAQLVDSGSAQYALAGTCSHNATAEKQFRYPTEYGSQKPPTAQWTVTGAGAALVGTNGVGPRVVAATIGRVVDMGITDPFNMGAAMAPAAVDTIQAHFRDFQIGPDHYDLIVTGDLGKVGHPIAADLLAKHGFTMPDQGRFTDCGLLIYNEDQKVIAGGSGCACCATVTYGHLLNRLKRGEWRRILVIATGALLSPLSFQQNETIPCVAHAVAIEHS
- the spoVAE gene encoding stage V sporulation protein AE, with product MIFFWAFVIGGLICVVGQLLMDVGKLTPAHTMSTLVVVGAILDGLGLYEPLIKFAGAGATVPITSFGNALVHGAMQEMQADGVVGIITGIFEVTSAGISAAIVFGFLGSLVFKPHG
- a CDS encoding DUF1657 domain-containing protein, with amino-acid sequence MTVAAKVKQTLAGLKSAQASLETFALETQNKQAKQAFTQNAQQTQMIIDSLEQRVQQIEQEEPQFKGF
- a CDS encoding DUF421 domain-containing protein, which codes for MNSTFEVALRAFFALIALFIITRLQGKKQLAQLTFFEYIVGITIGDITAFIATDVEGNLLHGYASLLVFAVIPFLIDFLSLKSKTVRDLFEGKGTVLIRKGKILEDNMKKEHFSTDELLEQLRLKDAFRVADVEFAVLEANGELSVMKKKESQPPSVSDLGLTVKPEHDSQTVIMDGNILLEPLAEAGLNMHWLREELEKAGVALDNVFLGQVDSAGELYLDVYDDKLEMPAATEQKLTLASLRKCQADLELFALETTDIQTQKLYGKASQKLEQSIKQLSPYLK
- the clpB gene encoding ATP-dependent chaperone ClpB translates to MDLNRFTQKSIEAVQQAETKALRYGNPEIEPEHLLLVLLEQHEGLLARLLIKMNVSPDEVKQKVEHRLEQKPRVSGPGKEAGKIYVSSATNQVFLKAEDEVKAMGDEYISVEHLFLGILAEVGKTTLGKQLAEAGITRTKFLEALRSVRGSQRVTSTTPETTYEALEKYGHDLVSAAEQNKLDPVIGRDGEIRHVIRILSRKTKNNPVLIGEPGVGKTAIVEGLAHRIVRGDVPEGLRDKRIFALDMGALIAGAKYRGEFEERLKAVLQEIKQSEGRILLFIDEIHTIVGAGKTEGAMDAGNLLKPMLARGELHCIGATTLDEYRKYIEKDAALERRFQTVLADEPTVEDTISILRGLRERFEVFHGVKIHDNALVSAAVLSHRYITDRFLPDKAIDLVDEACAMIRTEIDSMPAELDEVARRVMQLEIEEAALKKETDVASRDRLAHLQKELAERRENLAAMKAQWENEKNALQSIQKLREEIESVHRAVAQAERDYDLNKAAELKYGRLPELEKQLHEAEVTHAAKQSEQSLLREEVTDDEITRIISRWTGIPLAKLAEGERDKLLKLDTILHERVVGQDEAVQRVTDAILRARAGISDPRRPIGSFIFLGPTGVGKTELAKTLAETLFDTEENIIRIDMSEYMEKHTVSRLIGAPPGYIGFEEGGQLTEAVRRKPYSVILFDEIEKAHPDVFNVLLQVLDDGRVTDSQGRTVDFKNTVIIMTSNIGSAFLLEGITEAGEIREEARQQVMQELQMSFRPEFLNRVDEIVLFKPLTAREIGGIVELLITDLRRRLADRKITLTLSEQAKAYIAREGYDPVYGARPLRRFLQRQLETMLARELISGRIVDGATIQVELTEGALKVESSAY